From the Hymenobacter yonginensis genome, one window contains:
- a CDS encoding MATE family efflux transporter: protein MSVARPSAATPLPAPAAPPAARQFVRGSVGSGVAVVARAAGALLLNKLLAVYGGPGGLTLLAHFQNLMALFTTLPNDGTHVGLVKYLAPLPARAGRYRAWLGAALLLNGAALALGLLALLLFPGPLVGVFQPSVGWVALFGLGIALLTAYALLGAVLLAAGQLRAYISLTVALSLLGPAAVAMVLAGGGAATTALLTYLLAQGATLLPALWLTHRAGLLPALWPGRLSKAALRGLGRFLLMAVGLLLFGKAVDFAVRELLIRQFTLAETDLWQAVAKLSDNYTMVMTAVMSSVYYPRLAALASQPAAQRAWVRTVLQMLVPLLAAGLGLLYALRHWLLPVLFEARFGAAASLLGPQLLGDWLRFVAWPLVMVLTAQARVGRYVALQTASAVLYAAALALLLPRLGLVGAVWASALRHGLLLLWCGWYFRRFWVGEVMK, encoded by the coding sequence ATGTCAGTTGCCCGCCCATCCGCCGCCACGCCGCTACCCGCGCCCGCCGCGCCGCCCGCTGCCCGGCAGTTTGTGCGCGGCTCGGTGGGATCGGGCGTGGCCGTGGTGGCGCGTGCGGCGGGGGCGCTGCTGCTCAACAAGCTGCTGGCCGTGTACGGCGGCCCCGGCGGCCTCACGCTGCTGGCGCACTTCCAGAACCTGATGGCCCTGTTCACGACGCTGCCCAACGACGGCACGCACGTGGGCCTGGTGAAATACCTGGCGCCGCTGCCGGCCCGCGCCGGCCGCTACCGGGCGTGGCTGGGGGCGGCACTGTTGCTGAACGGGGCTGCGCTGGCCCTGGGGCTGCTGGCGCTGCTGCTGTTTCCGGGGCCGCTGGTAGGAGTGTTTCAGCCCTCGGTGGGCTGGGTGGCTCTGTTTGGGCTGGGTATTGCGCTGCTCACGGCCTACGCGCTGCTGGGCGCCGTACTGCTGGCTGCCGGGCAGCTGCGCGCCTATATTAGCCTGACGGTGGCGCTGAGTTTGCTGGGGCCGGCGGCGGTGGCGATGGTGCTGGCCGGCGGCGGCGCGGCAACCACGGCGCTGCTGACGTATCTGCTGGCCCAGGGTGCCACGCTGCTGCCGGCCCTTTGGCTCACGCACCGGGCCGGGCTGCTGCCGGCGCTGTGGCCGGGCCGCCTGAGCAAAGCCGCGCTGCGGGGACTGGGCCGTTTCCTGCTGATGGCCGTGGGGCTGCTGCTGTTCGGCAAAGCCGTGGACTTTGCGGTGCGGGAGCTGCTGATCCGGCAGTTCACCCTCGCCGAAACCGACCTCTGGCAGGCCGTAGCCAAGCTCTCCGACAACTACACCATGGTGATGACCGCCGTGATGAGCAGCGTGTACTATCCGCGGCTGGCGGCGCTGGCGTCTCAGCCAGCCGCGCAGCGGGCCTGGGTGCGCACGGTGCTGCAGATGCTGGTGCCGCTGCTGGCCGCCGGCCTGGGTTTGCTCTACGCGCTGCGCCACTGGCTGCTGCCGGTGCTGTTCGAGGCCCGTTTCGGGGCAGCCGCCAGCCTGCTGGGTCCCCAGCTGCTCGGCGACTGGCTGCGGTTTGTGGCGTGGCCGCTGGTGATGGTGCTCACGGCCCAGGCCCGCGTAGGGCGCTACGTAGCGCTGCAGACAGCCTCGGCGGTGCTGTACGCCGCGGCCCTGGCGCTGCTGCTGCCGCGGCTGGGTTTGGTGGGAGCCGTATGGGCCTCCGCGCTGCGCCACGGCCTGCTGCTGCTCTGGTGCGGCTGGTATTTTCGGCGGTTTTGGGTCGGGGAAGTGATGAAGTGA
- a CDS encoding vWA domain-containing protein, translated as MSAGFRFRDFVPEESTEKGFDSLFKIFMQLVTITSGDVGEALSWLNELDKQYGLTDDGYGMGDFIEDLKKKGYIDENEQEPGSFNITAKSEQTIRKSALEEIFGKLKKSGQGNHRTPHTGQGDEQSTDMREFRFGDSLDQISMTESIRNAQLNHGMDGDNFMLTEGDLEVRENEHKSQTSTVLMIDISHSMILYGEDRITPAKKVAMALAELVKQKYPKDFLDVIVFGNDAWQIEVKELPYLQVGPYHTNTVAGLELALDLLRKRKTPNKQIFMITDGKPTCLKEAGGYYKNSFGLDRKVVNKTLNLAASARRLKVPITTFMIADDPYLRRFVEEFTEVNQGKAYYSSLKGLGHMIFEDYKRNRRKNV; from the coding sequence ATGTCCGCAGGCTTTCGTTTTCGGGATTTCGTGCCCGAGGAGTCGACTGAGAAAGGCTTCGACTCCCTTTTCAAGATATTTATGCAGCTGGTCACTATTACCAGCGGCGACGTGGGTGAGGCGCTTTCCTGGCTGAATGAGCTGGATAAGCAGTACGGCCTCACCGACGACGGCTACGGTATGGGCGACTTCATCGAGGACCTCAAGAAGAAGGGCTACATCGACGAAAACGAGCAGGAGCCGGGCTCGTTCAACATCACGGCCAAAAGCGAGCAGACGATTCGCAAGTCGGCGCTGGAGGAAATTTTCGGCAAGCTCAAGAAGTCGGGGCAGGGCAACCACCGCACGCCCCACACCGGCCAGGGCGACGAGCAGAGCACCGACATGCGGGAATTCCGCTTCGGCGACTCGCTCGACCAGATTTCCATGACCGAGAGCATCCGCAACGCCCAGCTCAACCACGGCATGGACGGCGACAATTTCATGCTGACCGAGGGCGACCTGGAAGTGCGCGAGAACGAGCACAAAAGCCAGACCAGCACCGTGCTCATGATTGACATCTCGCACAGCATGATTCTGTACGGCGAGGACCGCATCACGCCGGCCAAGAAGGTGGCCATGGCCCTGGCCGAGCTGGTGAAGCAGAAGTATCCTAAGGACTTCCTCGACGTGATTGTGTTCGGCAACGACGCCTGGCAGATTGAGGTGAAGGAACTGCCCTACCTGCAGGTGGGCCCCTACCACACCAACACCGTGGCCGGCCTGGAACTGGCCCTAGACCTGCTGCGCAAGCGCAAGACGCCCAACAAGCAGATCTTCATGATTACCGACGGCAAGCCCACCTGCCTGAAGGAAGCCGGCGGCTACTACAAAAACTCGTTCGGGCTCGACCGCAAAGTGGTCAACAAAACCCTGAACCTGGCCGCCTCGGCCCGCCGCCTGAAAGTGCCCATCACCACCTTCATGATTGCCGACGACCCGTACCTGCGCCGCTTCGTGGAGGAATTCACGGAGGTGAACCAGGGCAAGGCGTACTACTCGTCGCTCAAAGGCCTCGGCCACATGATTTTCGAGGACTACAAGCGCAACCGCCGCAAAAACGTGTAA
- a CDS encoding AAA family ATPase, with protein MNPTSTSVASWPIGLVVGKFLPFHAGHQWLLEQAAARVQDLYVLVYSNPDPATMDAETRASWIRQIYTPAGSEPGTPPRIGSTVLHVVALPVGQLPVPPNEADDHSHREFVRRWLRQQPLRPDVVFASEDYGPGFAAHIGAEYVGVDPARTTVPISGTQIREDLYGHNAFLHPVVQAHFHSPQFIRKIVLMGAESTGKSTLSKALAAAYGTVWVHEYGRTLHEEKNGATDFDDLLYIAHRHRELEDEAVPHARHFLFVDTNAATTAQFSYFYYARCAPELQALAAECRQRYFHTFLCAPDIPYEDDGWRDPEALRDFHHGMVAMQLDMLQIPYTLLTGSVEERLQQVYAVLGEPQNVLASALTTDPRKWG; from the coding sequence TTGAACCCAACTTCTACTTCCGTTGCTTCCTGGCCTATCGGGCTGGTGGTGGGCAAATTTCTGCCGTTTCATGCCGGGCACCAGTGGCTGCTGGAGCAGGCGGCGGCCCGCGTGCAGGACCTCTATGTGCTGGTGTACTCCAACCCCGATCCGGCCACGATGGACGCTGAAACCCGCGCCAGCTGGATCCGGCAGATCTACACGCCGGCCGGGTCCGAGCCGGGCACGCCGCCGCGCATCGGTAGCACGGTGCTGCACGTGGTGGCCCTGCCGGTAGGCCAGTTGCCCGTGCCGCCCAACGAAGCCGACGACCACTCGCACCGCGAGTTTGTGCGGCGCTGGCTGCGGCAGCAGCCCCTGCGGCCCGATGTGGTGTTTGCTTCCGAAGACTACGGCCCCGGCTTCGCGGCTCATATCGGCGCTGAGTACGTGGGGGTAGACCCGGCTCGCACAACGGTGCCCATTTCCGGCACCCAGATCCGCGAAGACCTGTACGGGCACAATGCCTTCCTGCATCCGGTGGTGCAGGCGCACTTCCACTCGCCCCAGTTCATCCGCAAGATTGTGCTGATGGGGGCCGAAAGCACCGGCAAATCCACGCTCAGCAAGGCGCTGGCCGCGGCCTACGGCACCGTGTGGGTGCACGAGTACGGCCGCACGCTGCACGAGGAAAAAAACGGCGCCACCGACTTCGATGATCTGCTCTACATTGCGCACCGCCACCGCGAGCTGGAAGACGAGGCCGTGCCGCACGCTCGCCACTTCCTGTTCGTGGACACCAACGCGGCCACCACGGCGCAGTTTTCCTACTTCTACTACGCCCGCTGCGCGCCCGAGCTGCAGGCCCTGGCCGCCGAGTGCCGGCAGCGTTACTTCCACACCTTCCTCTGCGCCCCCGACATTCCGTACGAGGACGACGGCTGGCGCGACCCGGAAGCCCTGCGCGACTTCCACCACGGCATGGTGGCCATGCAGCTTGACATGCTGCAAATCCCCTACACGCTGCTCACGGGCTCGGTGGAAGAGCGCCTGCAGCAGGTGTACGCCGTTCTCGGCGAGCCGCAGAACGTGCTGGCCTCCGCCCTCACCACCGACCCGCGCAAGTGGGGGTAG
- a CDS encoding glycosyltransferase family 2 protein has product MTPLVTIVALCYNHGRFLRPALDSILAQTYPRLEVFLVDDGSTDNSVAVLREYAAAHPEWKTVFLPENIGNCAAFNRAFFQSQGEFLIDFATDDILLPERVARQVARFQELDASYGMLYGNVALHTEGGEFQRLFHAPGPTGALQPAPASGWVFEDVLRRFFISAPSMMMRRATLEQLNGYDETLAYEDFDFWVRASRNWQFSYQDEILTEKRLHPRSMSAQGYRPGDPLVASTIRICHKAAALCRTAPERQALAERVRWELRQAARWGNLPEARDLYALLRELGGAGLIEHGIGAYLKVMR; this is encoded by the coding sequence ATGACGCCTCTGGTTACCATCGTGGCGCTTTGCTACAACCACGGCCGCTTCCTGCGGCCCGCGCTGGATTCCATTCTGGCCCAGACGTATCCGCGGCTGGAGGTGTTTCTGGTGGATGATGGCAGCACCGACAACAGCGTGGCGGTGCTGCGTGAGTACGCCGCCGCGCATCCGGAGTGGAAAACAGTTTTTCTGCCCGAAAACATCGGCAACTGTGCGGCTTTCAACCGGGCGTTCTTCCAAAGCCAGGGAGAGTTTCTCATCGACTTCGCCACCGACGATATTCTGCTGCCCGAGCGGGTGGCGCGGCAAGTGGCGCGGTTTCAGGAGCTGGATGCCAGCTATGGCATGCTCTACGGCAACGTGGCGCTGCACACCGAAGGCGGGGAGTTTCAACGGCTGTTTCACGCGCCCGGCCCTACGGGTGCGCTACAGCCAGCTCCCGCTTCGGGCTGGGTGTTTGAGGATGTGCTGCGCCGGTTTTTTATCAGCGCGCCGTCCATGATGATGCGGCGCGCCACGCTGGAGCAGCTCAACGGCTACGACGAAACGCTGGCCTACGAGGACTTCGATTTCTGGGTGCGGGCCTCCCGCAACTGGCAGTTCAGCTACCAGGATGAAATCCTGACCGAAAAGCGTCTGCACCCCCGTTCCATGTCGGCGCAGGGCTACCGCCCCGGCGACCCGCTGGTGGCCTCCACCATCCGCATCTGCCACAAAGCCGCCGCCCTGTGCCGCACCGCGCCCGAGCGCCAGGCCCTTGCCGAGCGGGTGCGCTGGGAGCTGCGTCAGGCCGCCCGCTGGGGCAACCTCCCCGAGGCCCGCGACCTGTACGCCCTGCTGCGCGAGCTGGGCGGCGCCGGGCTGATTGAGCACGGAATTGGAGCGTATCTGAAGGTGATGAGGTGA
- a CDS encoding ArnT family glycosyltransferase — protein sequence MLFRFPTLALVLVLVVTVAFFGLAHEGLYDLDDYLYARYAQALASGTYRPLPDPQHLLHDPLQERLLIFGPVAALYRVLGVNIISTTLWPLLCTLGCAGIIWQLYRRREPLVAAGAVLLLGLHYFTLNLSTYLYPDNVLMFWCLAGAAALLAGRRAVQLRPVAWGAGFAVLSFAALLSKETIVFYLPFYLGLLALDTWRKQHGRFWRAALLTGAGLLAAYLIYYQVLTGDVLYRYHIIEQTNAYMRDGNYVQGHADALLGRVTWQPLDFFVALGMGVMLVLAAAAGFGRRRPQGPADAATSDDEAGFWVALAVSTLAFYWWGSTSLHEYNPISLQARMVTPLLPPLALAAGFGLRNLWQTGRGSWLIGLVMLGFAGWLHNGVAVLYGGLGLLLLAVAGLRYVRRLPGWLTPGTSGFGALLLGTLALLLLIRPVYYTRKPSVSAHFAQARLLKTHLPASRRGVVFTDDMLLRHADFYYGFRPTPSLHYERFARRDSVARRPGDKSWLLLNRATLQNDELTRKLIQYSADSMLTWFPHRQLVAQDGPVELYEVVLDDR from the coding sequence ATGCTTTTCCGCTTTCCTACGCTGGCCCTGGTGCTGGTGCTGGTCGTGACCGTGGCCTTTTTCGGGCTGGCCCACGAGGGCCTCTACGACCTCGACGACTACCTCTACGCCCGCTACGCGCAGGCCCTGGCCAGCGGCACCTACCGCCCCCTCCCCGACCCACAGCACCTGCTCCACGATCCGCTGCAGGAGCGCCTGCTGATTTTCGGGCCGGTGGCGGCGCTCTACCGGGTGCTAGGCGTGAACATCATCAGCACCACGCTCTGGCCGCTGCTGTGCACGCTGGGCTGCGCCGGCATCATCTGGCAGCTGTACCGGCGGCGCGAGCCGCTGGTGGCGGCCGGCGCTGTGCTGCTGCTGGGGTTGCACTACTTCACCCTTAACCTGAGCACCTACCTCTACCCCGACAACGTGCTGATGTTCTGGTGCCTGGCCGGGGCGGCGGCGCTGCTGGCGGGGCGGCGCGCAGTGCAGCTTCGGCCAGTGGCCTGGGGTGCGGGCTTCGCCGTATTGAGCTTCGCGGCGCTGCTCAGCAAGGAAACCATCGTGTTTTACCTGCCCTTCTACCTGGGCCTGCTGGCGCTGGATACTTGGCGAAAACAGCATGGCCGGTTCTGGCGCGCGGCGCTGCTGACCGGCGCCGGCCTGCTGGCGGCTTACCTGATCTACTACCAGGTACTGACCGGCGACGTGCTCTACCGCTACCACATCATCGAGCAAACCAATGCCTACATGCGCGACGGCAACTACGTGCAGGGCCACGCCGATGCCTTGCTGGGCCGCGTAACCTGGCAGCCGCTCGACTTTTTTGTGGCCCTGGGCATGGGCGTGATGCTGGTACTGGCCGCAGCGGCCGGCTTCGGCCGTCGCCGCCCACAAGGCCCGGCAGATGCGGCCACGTCTGACGATGAGGCCGGGTTTTGGGTGGCGCTGGCGGTCAGCACGCTGGCGTTCTACTGGTGGGGCAGCACCTCCCTGCACGAGTACAACCCGATTTCGTTGCAGGCCCGCATGGTGACGCCGCTGCTGCCGCCGCTGGCGCTGGCGGCCGGGTTTGGACTGCGCAACCTATGGCAAACCGGGCGCGGAAGCTGGCTGATCGGGCTGGTGATGCTGGGCTTTGCGGGCTGGCTGCACAACGGCGTAGCGGTGCTGTATGGTGGGTTGGGCCTGTTGCTGCTGGCTGTAGCCGGCCTGCGTTACGTACGTAGGCTACCTGGCTGGCTCACGCCAGGCACCTCAGGTTTTGGGGCGCTGCTGCTGGGCACGCTGGCGCTGCTGCTCCTGATTCGGCCGGTGTACTATACGCGCAAGCCCAGCGTATCGGCTCACTTTGCGCAGGCGCGGCTGCTGAAAACGCACCTACCCGCCAGCCGCCGCGGGGTGGTGTTCACCGATGATATGCTGCTGCGCCACGCCGATTTCTACTACGGCTTCCGCCCCACCCCCAGCCTGCACTACGAACGGTTCGCGCGGCGCGACTCCGTGGCCCGCCGCCCCGGCGACAAATCATGGCTGCTGCTCAACCGCGCCACCCTGCAAAACGACGAGCTAACCCGCAAGCTCATCCAATACTCCGCCGACTCCATGCTAACCTGGTTCCCCCACCGCCAGTTGGTAGCCCAGGACGGGCCGGTGGAGTTGTATGAGGTGGTTTTGGATGACAGGTGA
- a CDS encoding acyl-ACP desaturase, which yields MIATTTSRGEVLQHLEPFLRENMGTFLKSVEDSWQPADYLPDPRLDTFYDEVKLLRERAQGLSYDLLAVLIGDTITEEALPNYEAWFHQLDDLGRDHNSGWGQWIRGWTAEENRHGDLLNRYLYLSGRVNMREFEVSTQYLIADGFDLGTAHDPYRAFVYTSYQETATNLSHRRVGQLARKVGDDGLSKICGMIAGDENRHARVYKTFVEKIFEVDPSEMMLAFEDMMRKKIVMPAHYMREMGIEMGKTFGHFTDAAQRLGVYTSQDYTDILETLIADWKVADVTGLTGPAEKARDYVMALPNRLRRVADRMSVPKLEYRFKWID from the coding sequence ATGATTGCAACCACCACCTCCCGCGGAGAGGTTTTGCAGCACCTCGAACCGTTTTTGCGCGAAAACATGGGCACCTTCCTCAAGAGCGTGGAAGACAGCTGGCAACCCGCCGACTACCTGCCCGATCCGCGCCTTGATACTTTCTACGACGAAGTAAAGCTGCTTCGCGAGCGGGCCCAGGGCCTGAGCTACGACCTGCTGGCCGTGCTCATCGGCGATACCATCACCGAAGAAGCGCTGCCCAACTACGAAGCCTGGTTTCACCAGCTCGACGACCTGGGCCGCGACCACAATAGTGGGTGGGGCCAGTGGATCCGCGGCTGGACGGCCGAGGAAAACCGCCACGGCGATCTGCTCAACCGCTACCTCTACCTGAGCGGCCGCGTGAACATGCGTGAGTTCGAGGTCAGCACGCAGTACCTGATTGCCGACGGCTTCGACCTGGGCACTGCCCACGACCCGTACCGCGCCTTCGTGTACACCAGCTACCAGGAAACGGCCACCAACCTCTCGCACCGCCGCGTGGGCCAGCTGGCCCGCAAAGTCGGCGACGACGGTCTCTCCAAGATCTGCGGCATGATTGCCGGCGACGAAAACCGCCACGCCCGCGTCTACAAGACGTTCGTGGAGAAGATTTTCGAAGTTGATCCTTCGGAAATGATGCTGGCCTTCGAGGACATGATGCGCAAGAAAATCGTGATGCCGGCGCACTACATGCGTGAAATGGGCATCGAGATGGGCAAGACCTTCGGCCACTTCACCGACGCCGCTCAGCGCCTCGGCGTGTACACCAGCCAGGACTACACCGACATCCTCGAAACGCTCATCGCCGACTGGAAGGTGGCCGACGTAACCGGCCTTACCGGCCCCGCCGAGAAAGCCCGCGACTACGTCATGGCGCTGCCCAACCGCCTGCGCCGCGTCGCCGACCGTATGTCGGTGCCCAAACTGGAGTACCGCTTCAAGTGGATCGACTAA
- a CDS encoding DUF427 domain-containing protein: protein MKAIWNNTIIAESDETVVVENNHYFPADSIKREFFEDSIAHTSCPWKGQASYYSLRVNGELNKDAAWYYPAPKDAAQQIKGRVAFWKGVQVQS from the coding sequence ATGAAAGCCATCTGGAACAACACCATCATTGCCGAAAGCGACGAAACCGTAGTCGTTGAGAATAACCACTATTTCCCGGCCGATTCTATCAAGCGGGAGTTTTTCGAAGACAGCATTGCGCATACCTCCTGCCCCTGGAAAGGGCAGGCCAGCTACTACTCCCTGCGCGTAAACGGCGAGCTGAACAAGGACGCCGCCTGGTACTACCCCGCACCCAAGGATGCGGCCCAGCAGATTAAGGGCCGGGTGGCCTTCTGGAAGGGCGTGCAGGTGCAAAGCTAG
- the corA gene encoding magnesium/cobalt transporter CorA: protein MEPASPTAAAPLLPPPDASTEPTPERRHSVADRADTRLAREAHVGQRPGTLTIREGSLTPRLFLISYDENSCQEHEYDNYQELLTYFHGHPELRHWIDVRGYNDLELMQQIMADFELHPLQMEDVLGDYQRAKVDVFGDNRLFLVSRMTEFTQLLEIDDDQLSIFTGPNYVLTFQDDYVDCLDTVRQRIRSGFSQIKRKPPLYLAYALTDVVLDQYYPTMAAIGDYIEKLEDRILQDRPDRRVLGRILRMKKDIIRFRRFVYPEREKVAEILRMPDEIVPEEMKVYFRDCYDHAIQALDLAESYRESVTSLVELFMSNQSNRMNEVMKVLTIISSIFIPLSFVVGLYGMNFQRENPDGSINHLNMPELYEPWGYPVLLVVLAAIVIFQLVYFYRKGWLTNR, encoded by the coding sequence ATGGAACCCGCTTCTCCCACAGCCGCCGCCCCGCTGCTGCCGCCCCCCGATGCCTCCACCGAGCCCACGCCCGAGCGCCGGCATTCCGTGGCCGACCGCGCTGACACCCGCCTGGCCCGCGAGGCCCACGTGGGCCAGCGCCCGGGCACGCTCACCATCCGCGAAGGCTCGCTCACGCCCCGGCTGTTTCTGATTTCCTACGACGAAAATTCCTGCCAGGAGCACGAATACGACAACTACCAGGAGCTGCTGACCTACTTCCACGGCCACCCCGAGCTGCGCCATTGGATTGACGTGCGCGGTTACAACGACCTGGAGCTGATGCAGCAGATTATGGCCGACTTCGAGCTGCACCCGTTGCAAATGGAAGACGTGCTGGGCGACTACCAGCGGGCCAAAGTGGACGTGTTCGGCGACAACCGCCTGTTTCTGGTGTCGCGCATGACGGAGTTCACGCAGCTGCTGGAAATCGACGACGACCAGCTCTCCATCTTCACCGGCCCCAACTACGTGCTCACGTTTCAGGACGACTACGTGGACTGCCTCGATACCGTGCGGCAGCGCATCCGGTCGGGCTTCAGCCAGATCAAGCGCAAGCCGCCGCTGTACCTGGCCTACGCCCTCACCGACGTGGTGCTCGACCAGTACTACCCCACCATGGCCGCCATCGGCGACTATATTGAGAAGCTGGAAGACCGGATTCTGCAGGACCGCCCCGACCGGCGCGTACTGGGCCGCATCCTGCGCATGAAAAAGGACATCATCCGGTTCCGGCGCTTCGTGTATCCGGAGCGCGAAAAAGTAGCCGAAATCCTGCGTATGCCCGACGAGATAGTGCCCGAGGAAATGAAGGTCTACTTCCGCGACTGCTACGACCACGCCATCCAGGCCCTGGACCTGGCCGAGAGCTACCGCGAATCGGTGACGAGCCTGGTGGAGTTGTTCATGAGCAACCAGAGCAACCGCATGAACGAGGTGATGAAGGTGCTGACCATCATCAGCTCCATCTTCATCCCGCTGAGCTTCGTGGTGGGCCTCTACGGCATGAACTTCCAACGCGAAAACCCCGACGGCAGCATTAATCACCTCAACATGCCCGAACTCTACGAGCCCTGGGGCTACCCGGTGCTGCTGGTGGTGCTGGCGGCCATTGTGATATTCCAGCTGGTGTACTTCTACCGCAAAGGCTGGCTCACGAATAGGTGA